In Microbulbifer salipaludis, a genomic segment contains:
- a CDS encoding outer membrane protein: MDSIMAFRLPAQKKVPGEHRPLGRGVVLSLVFVVAILFIPITLLAQSAEKEWEYSLTPYLFLPVSTEGTSAVAGTEVDLDLDLSDVLDILDIAFATRFEARRDRFGILADLYYVSLSMDQGATLKPAMNPELDVTATLNVDVDIRQGWLSLQGMYRAFESPVGAKYPWAVDLSAGARWNYLKQEIDTNLGIDIFPGPGVQQSLGGAETWWEPVVGFRTGIEVSSCLTLALRADVGGFGAGGDDMQWGVLVGAERKINDRHALRFGYLFYGIDYSTYRGDGRFAYDIDQHGPYLAYSWRW, encoded by the coding sequence ATGGACTCGATAATGGCGTTCCGTCTGCCTGCTCAGAAAAAAGTTCCCGGTGAACACCGGCCGCTTGGGCGTGGGGTGGTGCTTTCACTGGTGTTTGTGGTTGCCATCTTATTTATACCGATTACATTGTTGGCGCAGAGCGCGGAAAAGGAGTGGGAGTACTCGCTGACCCCTTACCTTTTTTTGCCGGTATCAACCGAAGGAACCTCAGCGGTGGCCGGCACTGAGGTGGACTTGGATCTGGATCTCTCGGATGTACTGGATATCTTGGATATCGCGTTTGCCACGCGTTTTGAAGCGCGGCGTGATCGATTTGGGATTCTCGCGGACCTCTATTACGTATCCCTGAGTATGGATCAGGGGGCGACGCTCAAACCCGCAATGAACCCAGAGCTGGATGTAACCGCCACGCTGAATGTCGACGTTGATATACGTCAGGGCTGGTTGTCCCTGCAGGGAATGTACCGCGCTTTCGAATCACCTGTTGGTGCGAAGTATCCTTGGGCGGTCGATTTGTCCGCCGGTGCGCGCTGGAACTACCTGAAGCAGGAAATCGATACGAATCTGGGGATCGATATTTTTCCTGGGCCAGGGGTTCAGCAGTCGCTGGGCGGCGCAGAAACCTGGTGGGAGCCGGTAGTCGGCTTCCGTACTGGTATAGAGGTATCCAGTTGCCTGACGCTTGCGCTACGAGCCGATGTCGGGGGTTTTGGTGCTGGCGGAGATGATATGCAGTGGGGGGTTCTCGTGGGCGCGGAGCGCAAGATCAATGACCGTCATGCGCTCCGATTTGGCTATCTGTTCTATGGCATCGATTACTCAACGTATCGCGGGGATGGTCGCTTTGCCTACGATATTGACCAGCATGGTCCCTATTTGGCCTATAGCTGGCGATGGTAG
- the gntH gene encoding guanitoxin biosynthesis MBL fold metallo-hydrolase GntH produces the protein MSISALAFWATVTTEFASSAHAQEARLKLRSEDSIATPPGRIASPVRGGTYPASYFPNTELLNADEMRITALGTGMPNQTRAAVSISYLVELGNGDSFLFDIGSGSMANLFSLRPDFSRLDKVFASHLHIDHVGDFMGLHIGGWLSGRYAPIHFYGPSGSTPELGSKAFVDAMQKGYAWDLATRTGVLPDKGAKIVVHEFDYMQENAVVYEKNGVTVRSWPAIHSLDGAVSYSLEWNGLKYVFGGDTYPNNWYIKYAKDADVASHECFLPPDELAKYFGWDLKQATYVATRIHTSPDAFGKVMSAVKPRLAVGYHSVQSPENNAAIMDGVRATYSGPLALARDLMVINVTKDDITVRMATVDEYVLPPAVSEAYKNAPRTEEKSPSEKVEAGKWRGYTPPPMSE, from the coding sequence ATGTCTATTTCAGCTTTAGCGTTTTGGGCGACTGTTACCACCGAGTTTGCTAGCAGTGCTCACGCGCAAGAGGCGCGGCTGAAACTAAGAAGTGAAGACTCAATAGCGACGCCACCCGGGCGCATCGCTTCGCCTGTGCGTGGTGGTACCTATCCTGCGAGCTACTTCCCGAATACCGAGTTATTAAATGCGGATGAGATGCGTATTACCGCGCTGGGTACCGGTATGCCCAATCAGACACGTGCCGCAGTTTCCATCTCTTATCTCGTTGAGTTGGGAAATGGGGACAGCTTCCTGTTTGATATTGGCTCGGGGTCCATGGCCAATCTGTTTTCGTTACGGCCAGATTTTTCCCGGCTAGACAAGGTTTTTGCCAGTCATTTGCATATTGACCATGTCGGTGACTTCATGGGCTTGCACATTGGCGGTTGGCTGTCGGGGCGCTATGCGCCCATTCATTTCTATGGCCCCAGCGGGTCCACGCCAGAGCTTGGTTCAAAAGCGTTTGTAGACGCCATGCAAAAAGGTTATGCATGGGATTTGGCGACACGCACAGGCGTGCTTCCCGACAAGGGCGCAAAGATCGTGGTGCATGAGTTTGATTACATGCAGGAAAATGCCGTTGTCTATGAAAAAAACGGTGTGACGGTGCGCTCCTGGCCTGCAATACACAGTCTCGATGGCGCGGTAAGCTACAGCCTAGAGTGGAATGGGTTGAAGTATGTTTTTGGCGGCGATACTTACCCCAACAACTGGTACATCAAGTATGCCAAAGACGCCGATGTCGCATCCCATGAGTGTTTCTTGCCACCGGATGAGCTGGCCAAGTATTTTGGTTGGGATCTAAAGCAGGCTACCTACGTTGCTACGAGAATCCACACATCACCGGATGCGTTTGGCAAGGTGATGTCTGCGGTTAAACCCCGTCTTGCGGTGGGGTATCACTCGGTTCAGTCACCAGAGAACAATGCGGCCATCATGGATGGTGTGCGTGCAACCTACAGTGGACCGTTGGCGCTGGCACGTGACCTGATGGTGATTAACGTCACCAAGGATGACATCACCGTGCGCATGGCCACGGTGGACGAATATGTGCTGCCGCCGGCTGTGAGTGAAGCCTATAAAAATGCGCCGCGTACCGAGGAAAAAAGTCCTTCTGAAAAGGTAGAGGCTGGTAAGTGGCGAGGATACACACCGCCGCCGATGTCCGAGTAA
- a CDS encoding HupE/UreJ family protein, whose amino-acid sequence MEHSADGTTVYLRLPLPYLLADKVGASEASGVLPAPAPYSRNALEEGRLVHFVDFGQFYADPQGLGAIAESALQLESGDQRLNGQVTDVRLYAVGSEPDFATLQEAQVAFSLDEQQLRERYVQTVSQTGNPQQYVGDTVIDIRLHYPGIARGESYRLASFLNPNLPNQEKTANLILDYRDGKTQVFRSSGLLNEPIQISHSTSSAMATFIQEGVVHILAGLDHVLFVLCLIIGAASLSALMWRVTGFTVGHSVTLSAGFFGLVPSGAWFVPLVETGIALSIIYAAWMAISTRRKRNASAPVSLQRSERWIVVGTCGLGLLHGLGFSFVLHEILKVDAPNIWQSLLAFNIGVELGQALIILAIWPLLLLIRNRRESLEHTLCTGIALSCSAIALFWTLDRSYQFVTALTT is encoded by the coding sequence GTGGAGCATAGCGCTGATGGCACCACCGTCTATCTGCGCCTGCCACTGCCCTATTTACTTGCGGACAAGGTAGGCGCAAGCGAGGCCTCCGGGGTATTGCCCGCGCCAGCCCCCTATTCCCGCAATGCACTGGAAGAAGGCCGACTGGTACATTTTGTGGACTTCGGCCAATTCTATGCCGACCCACAGGGGCTGGGCGCCATTGCCGAGTCTGCGTTGCAGTTGGAGAGTGGCGATCAGAGACTAAATGGCCAGGTAACCGATGTACGACTCTATGCAGTGGGAAGTGAACCGGACTTCGCCACACTGCAAGAAGCTCAAGTTGCCTTTTCACTTGATGAGCAACAGCTCCGCGAGAGGTATGTGCAAACCGTGTCCCAGACAGGTAACCCGCAACAGTATGTGGGCGATACGGTGATCGATATCCGCTTGCACTATCCGGGTATCGCGCGTGGGGAGAGTTATCGCCTTGCCAGCTTCCTGAACCCAAATCTTCCGAATCAAGAAAAAACAGCGAATCTGATACTGGATTACCGGGATGGCAAAACACAGGTTTTCCGTTCCAGTGGCTTACTGAATGAGCCCATTCAAATCAGTCACTCCACTTCCAGCGCCATGGCCACCTTTATACAGGAGGGTGTGGTTCACATCCTGGCAGGTCTCGACCATGTCCTGTTCGTTCTGTGCCTGATTATCGGTGCCGCCTCGCTGTCTGCGCTGATGTGGCGAGTGACGGGATTTACTGTGGGCCACAGTGTCACCTTGTCGGCGGGCTTCTTTGGCTTGGTTCCCTCTGGTGCCTGGTTTGTACCGCTGGTAGAAACCGGCATCGCGCTTTCCATTATTTATGCGGCATGGATGGCGATATCCACACGGCGCAAACGCAACGCCAGTGCACCTGTCTCACTGCAGCGTAGCGAGCGCTGGATTGTCGTCGGCACTTGTGGGCTGGGCCTGCTCCATGGCCTGGGGTTTTCCTTCGTGTTGCACGAGATTCTAAAAGTAGACGCGCCGAACATCTGGCAAAGCCTGCTGGCGTTTAACATAGGTGTGGAGTTGGGTCAGGCTCTGATCATTCTGGCGATTTGGCCGTTGTTGCTATTGATCAGGAATCGGCGGGAAAGCCTGGAGCACACGCTCTGTACCGGCATCGCATTAAGCTGCAGCGCCATTGCACTATTCTGGACACTGGACCGCAGCTACCAGTTTGTTACCGCGCTGACGACATAA